The following proteins come from a genomic window of Pseudomonadota bacterium:
- the casA gene encoding type I-E CRISPR-associated protein Cse1/CasA: MANTFDLTTEGWIPVKVGNRRCEVGLQEALVGAHRYQELTHSSPLVVAALHRLLLAFVHRCFGPEDLSAWLALHKRGVFDAETIDRYLDQWRPRLQLLDPERPFYQCAALPFESKPPEILQAERSNYGAPAHLFQHRPDGWCDLMPLSEAARHLVALQAFAPGGFTPTKSKAVEAAPLNRAALVLVRGTTLFETLMLNLLVYQPGGAPIPGNAATDLPAWEQDHPACADRRVPYGWLDLLTWQSRRVELRPTEEHDGIQSVVVVNGTDLDRQEVCDPMVAWKRNPKRGSIPLAFDVQGAVWRDSHALFRSADKSIRPLTLGQLGRRELRKAVPPERRLDVSLLGLRGDQAKILLAREERFATATRLLADANLGESLRDSLALAEEGGVALRNAVRRLAKAALSGADRKPEKNDVENVVSSLGTMDRYWSALKQDFDAYLADLGHNEKQARDAFSARVRAQVLRCYESARQALGGTARMLRAGAQGEATLRRNLHSLPAVSDEVSP, from the coding sequence CGGTACCAAGAGCTGACCCATAGCTCACCACTGGTCGTGGCCGCGCTTCACCGGCTTCTGCTGGCGTTCGTCCACCGCTGTTTCGGTCCGGAGGACCTTTCAGCCTGGCTGGCGCTTCACAAGCGTGGTGTTTTTGATGCGGAGACGATCGATCGCTACCTGGACCAGTGGCGACCACGGCTGCAGCTTCTGGACCCGGAGCGACCGTTCTATCAGTGCGCCGCGCTTCCCTTCGAATCCAAGCCACCAGAAATCCTACAGGCCGAACGCTCGAACTACGGCGCTCCGGCCCATCTCTTTCAACACCGACCTGATGGCTGGTGCGACCTCATGCCGCTGTCGGAAGCCGCGCGACATCTCGTTGCGCTGCAGGCCTTCGCGCCAGGCGGATTTACACCGACTAAATCGAAAGCGGTCGAGGCTGCACCTTTGAACCGGGCAGCACTGGTACTGGTGCGCGGCACCACGCTTTTCGAGACCCTGATGTTGAACTTGCTCGTCTACCAGCCCGGCGGTGCTCCCATTCCCGGCAACGCCGCTACCGACTTACCAGCATGGGAGCAAGATCACCCAGCTTGTGCTGACCGGCGCGTGCCCTATGGCTGGCTCGACCTGCTAACCTGGCAGAGCCGGCGCGTAGAACTCCGCCCGACTGAGGAGCACGATGGTATCCAAAGCGTCGTAGTAGTGAACGGCACAGATCTCGACAGACAGGAGGTGTGCGATCCCATGGTGGCCTGGAAACGGAATCCCAAGCGAGGCTCGATACCTTTAGCGTTTGACGTTCAAGGGGCAGTCTGGCGAGATTCGCACGCTCTTTTCCGCTCGGCGGACAAGTCGATTCGACCACTTACACTCGGCCAGCTTGGGAGGCGAGAGCTGCGGAAGGCAGTCCCTCCGGAGCGCCGGCTGGACGTCTCGCTGCTGGGGTTGAGGGGTGACCAAGCTAAGATACTCCTTGCACGCGAAGAACGCTTCGCGACCGCAACTCGACTCCTGGCTGACGCCAATCTCGGTGAGTCGCTTCGCGATTCCCTCGCTCTGGCTGAGGAGGGAGGGGTTGCTCTCCGTAACGCCGTTCGCCGGCTCGCCAAGGCCGCGCTTTCCGGCGCCGATCGTAAGCCAGAGAAGAACGATGTTGAGAACGTCGTCTCCAGTCTCGGAACTATGGATCGATACTGGAGCGCGCTGAAGCAGGATTTCGATGCATACTTAGCAGACCTTGGCCACAACGAGAAGCAGGCCCGGGACGCTTTCAGTGCCAGGGTGAGGGCACAAGTACTGCGGTGCTACGAGTCTGCGCGCCAGGCCCTGGGAGGAACCGCAAGGATGCTCCGCGCGGGCGCCCAAGGCGAAGCGACGCTGCGCAGGAATCTCCATAGCCTACCGGCCGTGTCCGACGAGGTAAGCCCATGA
- the cas7e gene encoding type I-E CRISPR-associated protein Cas7/Cse4/CasC — translation MKVELHILQNFAPSNLNRDDTGAPKDCELGGVRRARISSQCLKRAMREVFRTDERIDTNTLAVRTKRLVDEVVSILVDDHERDPQEARERTRLSIQGGGFGFKQEEDKTQYLIFMPRRQLRALANLVQEHWNELSVAPPTAEGEKKGKKSKKSGKSALSKELVGRLQGIFEDSRRSPDLALFGRMIADSPEWNVDAACQVAHAISTHRVNMDFDFFTAVDDLKPEDTAGSDMMGTVQFNSACYYRYLALDLSQLAANLGEAQGSELERNTLRALLHAVVRAIPSGKQNSMAAHNPPSYVLAVVRERGPTWSLANAFTRPVRATPEQDVISRSIAALETYFEGVHSMLGSDGIRLAVTLADRRLSEDRTPGLNVKRVSSFDELSERVVENSAAPVEA, via the coding sequence ATGAAAGTCGAGCTGCACATCCTGCAGAACTTTGCACCATCCAACCTCAACCGCGACGACACCGGAGCACCAAAGGACTGTGAGCTTGGTGGCGTGCGCCGTGCCCGCATCTCCAGCCAGTGCCTCAAGCGGGCCATGCGCGAAGTATTCCGTACTGACGAGCGCATAGACACGAACACGCTTGCGGTGAGGACCAAGAGGCTCGTTGACGAAGTAGTCTCGATTTTGGTCGATGACCACGAACGTGATCCCCAGGAGGCGCGAGAGAGGACGAGACTGTCGATCCAGGGCGGCGGATTTGGCTTCAAGCAAGAGGAGGACAAGACCCAATACCTGATATTCATGCCCCGCCGGCAGCTGCGCGCCCTTGCAAACCTCGTCCAAGAACACTGGAACGAATTGTCTGTCGCGCCGCCCACTGCAGAAGGCGAAAAGAAGGGAAAGAAGAGCAAGAAGTCGGGCAAGTCGGCGCTGTCGAAGGAGCTCGTTGGCCGGCTGCAAGGGATCTTTGAAGACTCCCGCAGGAGCCCCGACCTTGCGCTGTTCGGGCGAATGATTGCGGACAGCCCGGAATGGAACGTGGATGCAGCGTGCCAGGTCGCGCACGCGATCTCCACCCACCGCGTCAATATGGATTTCGACTTCTTCACGGCCGTCGACGATCTGAAACCAGAGGACACCGCCGGCTCGGACATGATGGGCACTGTTCAGTTCAACTCCGCCTGCTACTATCGCTACCTTGCGCTCGATCTCTCTCAACTTGCTGCCAATCTGGGAGAGGCGCAGGGCTCGGAGTTGGAGCGCAACACGCTCCGCGCACTCCTGCACGCCGTGGTGCGGGCGATCCCTTCCGGCAAGCAGAACTCTATGGCCGCGCACAATCCTCCGAGCTACGTTCTCGCTGTGGTGCGAGAGCGTGGCCCAACCTGGTCACTCGCCAATGCGTTCACTCGGCCGGTCCGCGCAACGCCAGAGCAAGATGTCATCTCGCGCTCCATCGCGGCGCTCGAGACCTACTTTGAAGGCGTGCACAGTATGCTTGGAAGCGACGGCATCCGCCTGGCCGTGACGTTGGCCGACCGCCGCCTGTCTGAGGATCGAACTCCCGGGTTGAACGTGAAACGTGTCTCCAGCTTTGACGAGCTCAGCGAGCGCGTTGTTGAGAACAGCGCCGCGCCGGTGGAAGCGTGA
- the casB gene encoding type I-E CRISPR-associated protein Cse2/CasB — protein sequence MSFALIDNLNQLARRDDRAALAALRRGLSPDSVAAAYPYVVPFLPSDAKPFEERAYVLAAALFGTHPVAAARSLATALRTVQERRPGSDSLEARFVALLDAHIDDLPTHLRHAISLLKAHELGLDWNNLLETLLHWEHEARWVQRQWARDFWGVQNTATSTKEPTK from the coding sequence ATGAGTTTCGCACTGATCGATAACCTGAACCAACTCGCACGACGCGACGACCGCGCCGCGCTGGCCGCTCTCCGCCGCGGGCTCTCCCCAGATTCGGTTGCTGCTGCCTACCCCTACGTAGTGCCGTTTCTTCCGTCGGATGCGAAGCCATTCGAGGAGCGGGCCTACGTGCTCGCCGCAGCTCTCTTTGGCACGCACCCCGTCGCCGCAGCGCGAAGCCTCGCGACCGCCCTGCGCACCGTCCAAGAGAGGAGGCCAGGAAGCGACAGCTTGGAGGCCCGCTTCGTTGCCCTACTGGACGCGCATATCGATGACCTCCCCACGCACCTGCGCCACGCGATTTCGCTGCTCAAGGCCCACGAGCTCGGACTCGATTGGAACAATCTGCTGGAGACTCTGCTGCACTGGGAGCATGAGGCGCGATGGGTCCAGAGACAATGGGCAAGGGACTTCTGGGGAGTCCAGAACACCGCAACCTCAACCAAGGAACCAACGAAATGA